In Aquimarina sp. TRL1, a single window of DNA contains:
- a CDS encoding AIR synthase related protein produces MSQEISKRYAQRGVSASKEDVHSAIKNIDKGLFPKAFCKIVPDHLTGDEDYCLIMHADGAGTKSSLAYMYWKETGDISVWKGIAQDALIMNIDDLLCVGATDNIMLSSTIGRNKNRIPGEVISAIINGTEELLEELKSFGVTIHSTGGETADVGDLVRTIIVDSTVTARMKREDVIDNANIQAGDVIVGLASFGKASYEKEYNGGMGSNGLTSARHDVFSKVLAEKYPESYDAAVPDELVYSGKTQLTDTVEGAPLDAGKLVLSPTRTYAPIIKKIVATYKKDTIHGMVHCSGGAQTKVLHFVEDVHVIKDNLFEVPPLFKLIQENSGTDWKEMYQVFNMGHRMELYVAPEIAEEIIAISKSFDVDAQIIGRVEAADTKKLTIKSPFGTFEY; encoded by the coding sequence ATGAGTCAAGAAATTAGTAAGCGATACGCCCAGCGTGGAGTTTCAGCATCAAAAGAAGATGTTCATAGTGCCATTAAGAATATTGATAAAGGGCTTTTTCCCAAGGCATTTTGTAAAATTGTACCTGATCACCTGACCGGAGATGAAGATTATTGTTTGATTATGCATGCCGATGGTGCAGGAACTAAGTCCTCTTTGGCATATATGTACTGGAAAGAAACAGGAGATATTTCAGTATGGAAAGGAATCGCACAGGATGCATTGATTATGAATATTGACGATTTATTATGTGTTGGAGCAACCGATAATATCATGCTATCTTCTACTATCGGAAGAAATAAAAACCGTATTCCTGGAGAAGTAATTTCTGCGATAATTAATGGAACAGAAGAATTATTGGAAGAGCTTAAGAGTTTTGGAGTAACGATTCATTCTACCGGAGGAGAGACTGCAGATGTAGGAGATTTGGTACGAACAATTATTGTTGACTCTACCGTGACAGCGCGTATGAAACGAGAGGATGTTATTGATAATGCCAATATCCAAGCCGGAGATGTAATCGTAGGTTTAGCATCTTTCGGGAAAGCTTCTTATGAGAAAGAATACAATGGAGGAATGGGAAGTAACGGACTTACTTCTGCCCGACATGATGTATTTAGTAAGGTACTGGCAGAGAAATATCCAGAGAGTTATGATGCCGCCGTGCCGGATGAACTCGTATATTCTGGAAAAACACAATTAACGGACACTGTAGAAGGAGCTCCTCTCGATGCAGGGAAACTCGTATTGTCTCCGACAAGAACCTATGCTCCGATTATCAAAAAAATAGTAGCAACCTATAAAAAAGATACCATTCATGGAATGGTACATTGTAGTGGAGGTGCGCAGACTAAAGTATTACATTTTGTAGAGGATGTGCACGTGATCAAAGATAATTTATTTGAAGTGCCACCTTTGTTTAAATTGATTCAGGAAAATTCCGGAACCGACTGGAAAGAAATGTATCAGGTATTTAATATGGGGCACCGTATGGAATTATATGTAGCGCCAGAAATTGCAGAAGAAATAATCGCAATTTCCAAAAGTTTTGATGTAGATGCGCAGATTATAGGTCGTGTAGAAGCTGCTGATACCAAAAAATTAACGATCAAATCTCCTTTTGGAACATTTGAATACTAA
- a CDS encoding carboxypeptidase-like regulatory domain-containing protein, translating into MLWRRYHLRSLGAGIMLLFLGSLLACSEDTIELEGVGSIKGRIVEKGSNEPLENVKVSTNPSSSTVFTDEKGFYKIENVAIGEYSLSTQREGLLTKFTPVSVVKDKAVEVVVEMEEETAGNRPPEAAMLVSPKDNTTAAPVEVTLTWIGKDPDADELTYTVTLKNDENSSVEVFENISDTTYVLSGLGYGIKYFWQVTSSDDINDPVYSETFSFETGVAPDNRILYTRLVNGNSVIYSADENGENEVRLTALDKNSFRPRRSAHTGSIAFLQSVGGKIQLFTMKEDGSDTRQVTTTVPVSGFNLEEVDFSWSSRGATLLFPSQDKLYRIKTDGSGVQQLFKTGDGKLITEIDYNDTTHTTVVKVNDVNGYEVAIFTLNASWAVKDTILTGMPGAAGSINLSVDGTKVLYSRDVSGFEHVTYRQLDSKLFVHTIADGTAVELSTGKPAGTNDLDARFSPNEAAVIFVNTSNDGRSVKNIQTVEIGDISNRKTLIEGAAMADWE; encoded by the coding sequence ATGTTGTGGAGACGATACCATTTGCGATCGTTGGGAGCAGGAATAATGCTGCTGTTTTTAGGAAGTTTGTTAGCTTGTAGTGAGGATACTATTGAGCTGGAAGGAGTAGGAAGTATTAAGGGGCGTATTGTAGAAAAAGGAAGTAATGAACCGTTGGAAAATGTAAAAGTTTCTACCAACCCCAGTTCGAGTACTGTTTTTACAGATGAAAAAGGATTCTACAAGATAGAAAATGTAGCCATTGGAGAATATTCATTATCAACGCAGCGAGAAGGATTGTTGACTAAATTTACTCCGGTCTCTGTAGTAAAGGACAAAGCAGTAGAAGTAGTGGTAGAAATGGAAGAAGAAACAGCAGGGAATCGCCCTCCAGAAGCGGCGATGCTGGTCTCTCCAAAAGATAACACCACAGCAGCTCCGGTAGAAGTGACATTAACCTGGATCGGAAAAGATCCGGATGCAGATGAATTGACCTATACCGTTACCTTAAAAAATGATGAAAACAGCTCGGTAGAAGTTTTTGAAAATATAAGCGATACTACCTATGTGTTATCAGGTCTGGGATATGGAATTAAATATTTCTGGCAGGTGACCTCCTCAGATGATATTAATGATCCCGTTTATAGTGAAACCTTTTCTTTTGAGACAGGGGTAGCACCAGATAATCGGATTTTATATACCCGACTTGTAAATGGTAATAGTGTGATTTATTCAGCAGATGAAAACGGAGAAAATGAAGTGCGGTTAACAGCATTGGATAAGAACAGTTTTCGTCCCAGACGAAGCGCACATACAGGAAGCATAGCTTTTTTACAGTCGGTAGGAGGGAAAATCCAACTGTTTACCATGAAAGAAGACGGTTCTGATACCAGGCAGGTAACCACTACGGTACCTGTTTCAGGGTTTAATTTAGAAGAGGTAGATTTTTCCTGGAGTTCCAGAGGAGCCACTTTGCTATTCCCTAGTCAGGATAAACTGTATCGAATAAAAACAGATGGGAGCGGCGTGCAGCAATTGTTCAAAACCGGAGATGGAAAACTGATTACGGAAATAGATTATAATGATACCACTCATACGACTGTAGTAAAAGTAAACGATGTCAATGGATATGAGGTAGCTATTTTTACTCTCAATGCCTCCTGGGCGGTAAAAGATACAATTCTAACAGGAATGCCTGGAGCTGCAGGTAGTATAAATCTGTCGGTTGACGGAACCAAAGTGTTGTATAGCAGAGATGTTTCCGGTTTTGAGCATGTGACATACAGACAATTGGATTCTAAACTTTTTGTACATACTATTGCAGATGGAACAGCAGTCGAATTATCGACAGGAAAACCAGCAGGAACCAATGACCTGGATGCCCGTTTTTCTCCTAATGAAGCAGCAGTTATTTTTGTGAATACCTCTAATGACGGACGTTCTGTAAAAAATATTCAGACTGTGGAAATTGGCGATATTTCTAATAGGAAAACATTGATAGAAGGTGCTGCGATGGCAGATTGGGAATAA
- a CDS encoding CsgG/HfaB family protein produces the protein MRRSFHLVGILLGIVLSLTGCGSYFSQPFSVQEARLGEQTSVTKKLQKAPQPVEPIVVGVYKFRDQTGQYKPTENGSTFSTAVTQGATTILIKALEDSKWFVPIERENLSNLLNERNIIRSTRKEYRKTKNPNEPQLPPLLYAGIILEGGIVSYDSNIVTGGLGARYFGIGGATQYRQDRITVYLRAVSTSSGKILKTVYVSKTILSQSLSANFFRYVNFKRLLEAETGYTRNEPAQLAVTEAIEKAVNSLIVEGIEDKLWKAKGDTAAIDTWVAEYHAEKETAANTRLYDRYFKERRGKAAIAAKVGGALISGDYADAELTYTTELGGKWFLNPYLNMNLSVQKMDLSNGAAFVEGLNAVNLSTEVILLPFESFTPFLFGGAGMVSNDEFEKTLFKFQYGAGIEYLLSDTVGVQVDATHNLVMSDELDNVVQGKRDDQYFTFSVGVNWYFDRLFKKKEHKKKIKKETSVDNQKKK, from the coding sequence ATGCGCAGATCATTTCATTTAGTAGGCATACTGTTGGGTATTGTTTTATCTTTAACAGGATGCGGCAGTTATTTTAGCCAACCTTTCTCCGTGCAGGAAGCACGATTAGGCGAACAGACTTCAGTTACCAAAAAATTACAAAAAGCTCCGCAACCGGTAGAACCTATTGTTGTAGGAGTCTATAAATTCAGAGATCAAACTGGACAATATAAACCTACAGAAAACGGAAGTACCTTTAGTACAGCAGTAACTCAGGGAGCAACTACCATTTTGATAAAAGCCCTGGAAGATTCTAAGTGGTTTGTTCCTATAGAAAGAGAAAACCTGAGCAATTTGCTCAATGAACGAAATATCATTCGTTCCACCAGAAAAGAATACCGAAAAACAAAGAACCCTAATGAGCCGCAATTACCTCCTCTGCTATACGCAGGGATCATTCTGGAAGGAGGAATTGTATCATATGATTCTAATATCGTTACCGGAGGTCTGGGAGCTCGTTATTTTGGAATTGGAGGAGCAACCCAATACCGACAAGATAGAATCACAGTATACCTGAGAGCGGTATCAACTTCCAGTGGGAAAATTCTGAAAACAGTATATGTGTCTAAAACCATCTTGTCACAATCCTTAAGTGCCAATTTTTTTAGATATGTTAATTTTAAGCGGCTGTTAGAAGCAGAAACTGGATATACCCGTAATGAACCAGCACAGTTAGCTGTTACAGAAGCTATAGAAAAAGCAGTAAATTCTTTGATTGTCGAAGGGATAGAAGATAAGCTGTGGAAAGCAAAAGGAGATACAGCTGCTATCGATACTTGGGTTGCAGAATATCACGCAGAAAAGGAAACAGCAGCAAATACCCGGTTGTATGATCGTTATTTTAAAGAAAGACGGGGAAAAGCAGCAATAGCAGCTAAGGTAGGAGGGGCATTGATTAGTGGAGATTATGCTGATGCAGAACTTACATATACCACCGAATTAGGAGGAAAATGGTTTCTAAACCCCTACCTCAATATGAACTTGAGTGTACAGAAAATGGACTTGAGCAATGGAGCAGCTTTTGTAGAAGGACTTAATGCGGTTAATCTTTCTACAGAAGTAATCTTATTGCCCTTCGAGTCGTTTACCCCATTCCTTTTTGGAGGAGCCGGGATGGTGAGTAATGATGAATTCGAGAAGACACTGTTTAAATTTCAGTATGGGGCAGGGATAGAATACTTGCTATCTGATACTGTAGGAGTTCAGGTCGATGCGACCCATAATCTGGTAATGAGTGATGAACTGGATAATGTCGTGCAGGGAAAAAGAGATGATCAATATTTTACCTTTTCTGTGGGAGTCAACTGGTACTTTGATCGTTTGTTTAAGAAAAAAGAACACAAAAAAAAGATAAAAAAAGAAACCTCAGTCGATAATCAAAAGAAGAAATAA
- a CDS encoding curli production assembly/transport component CsgF, whose product MKIKSLIFVLVCFMTLLGYGQDLVYKPINPAFGGDTFNYQWLLSSAEAQNTFKDAERSRGEESDIERFTQNLNNQVLGQISRSLFQEQFGKDGLREGTYTFGTLYIEIFPSADGLVVDILDTSTGDRSQVIIPN is encoded by the coding sequence ATGAAAATAAAAAGTTTAATCTTTGTTCTTGTATGCTTTATGACATTACTGGGATACGGACAAGATTTAGTGTACAAACCCATTAATCCGGCTTTTGGTGGAGATACTTTTAACTACCAGTGGCTGCTCAGTTCAGCCGAAGCCCAAAATACTTTTAAGGACGCAGAACGTTCCAGGGGAGAAGAATCAGATATAGAAAGATTCACTCAAAACCTAAACAATCAGGTATTAGGTCAGATTTCCAGATCCCTGTTTCAGGAGCAGTTCGGAAAAGACGGACTAAGAGAAGGAACCTATACATTTGGCACCTTGTATATAGAAATATTCCCATCAGCAGATGGACTGGTGGTCGATATTCTCGATACCAGTACCGGAGACCGTTCACAAGTAATAATACCTAATTAG
- a CDS encoding CsgE family curli-type amyloid fiber assembly protein: MKCIGILCALLMTASGWTQYANNEVVAALKQEAVADATQITAIATNTSEIYKSLRFSFSIFTTDENNVLTKNVKEGRFTVKANESIVLSNAIVANDETNKVVILVLIYDEDRIIGKDRVAFNEAPDKVSRLTDDPKEPEDGIELKGIVIEETKTKPGKDFYDFFYQSYLMNQINGNKVVGIYETLSFGRSTIIQVKIEETVLHEFLGKPDLEYLEEMSRVAIRKVYKYFKDARNQKKAIFQY, from the coding sequence ATGAAATGTATAGGGATATTGTGCGCATTATTGATGACTGCATCAGGGTGGACACAGTATGCCAATAACGAAGTAGTAGCAGCCTTAAAACAAGAAGCGGTTGCTGATGCGACTCAAATAACAGCCATCGCAACCAACACTTCTGAGATCTATAAGAGTTTGCGATTTTCTTTTAGCATTTTTACTACAGATGAGAACAATGTATTAACCAAAAATGTAAAAGAAGGTCGCTTTACAGTAAAAGCAAATGAGAGTATTGTACTTTCTAATGCTATTGTAGCGAATGATGAAACAAATAAAGTTGTCATTTTAGTACTGATCTACGATGAAGATCGGATTATAGGAAAAGACCGGGTCGCTTTTAATGAAGCCCCGGACAAAGTAAGCAGATTAACAGATGATCCGAAGGAACCGGAAGATGGTATTGAATTAAAAGGAATTGTAATAGAAGAAACCAAAACAAAACCGGGAAAAGATTTCTATGATTTTTTCTATCAATCCTATCTGATGAATCAGATTAATGGCAATAAAGTTGTAGGAATTTATGAGACATTGAGCTTTGGAAGAAGTACCATTATTCAGGTGAAAATAGAAGAAACCGTCTTACATGAGTTTTTAGGGAAACCAGATTTGGAATATTTAGAAGAAATGTCACGAGTCGCTATCCGAAAAGTGTACAAATATTTTAAGGACGCCAGAAACCAAAAAAAGGCTATTTTTCAATATTGA
- a CDS encoding glutamine synthetase III — translation MSTLRFHALKEAIGRKTVVVTEEERRSSLFGQNVFNQGTMLQYLTKDAYNSVIDATENGSKIDRRIADQIASAMKDWALSKGVTHYTHWFQPLTGATAEKHDAFFETIGNGQAIEKFGGGQLVQQEPDASSFPNGGIRNTFEARGYTAWDPTSPAFIYGTTLCIPTVFVAYTGEALDYKTPLLRALQAVDHAAADVAKYFDKNVKKVNASLGWEQEYFLIDRALADSRPDIVMAGRTLLGHASAKGQQLDDHYFGSIPNRALAFMSDLEKECMLLGIPVKTRHNEVAPNQFELAPIYEETNLAVDHNSLVMDIMGKVAAKHNFKVLLHEKPFAGVNGSGKHNNWSLSTNTGVNLLGPGKTPMSNLQFLTFFINTIKAIHDNEELMRAGIASASNDHRLGANEAPPAIMSVFIGEQLTAVLKELEGVTDGKLSPKEKTDLKLNVVGKIPEILLDNTDRNRTSPFAFTGNKFEFRAVGSTANCANPMTILNTIVAKQLVDFKKEVDALIEAKDLKKDEAIFNILREYIKHSKNILFEGNGYGEAWEKEAKKRGLSNNKTTPEALKAKVAKKNLELFEQMGVMNKVEAEARYEIEIEEYVMRIQIEGRVLGDIARNHVIPTAIKYQNMLISNVTGLKELYGADFKKYGKEQLDIIEEISHHISVINAKVNEMTEERKKANALEDTEQKAADYCNRVKPLFDEIRYSCDKLELLVDDELWPLTKYRELLFTR, via the coding sequence ATGTCAACACTTAGATTTCATGCCTTAAAAGAAGCAATAGGTCGTAAAACAGTAGTAGTAACTGAAGAAGAGCGACGTTCATCATTATTTGGTCAGAATGTATTTAATCAAGGAACCATGTTACAGTATCTTACAAAAGATGCATATAATAGTGTTATTGATGCTACAGAAAACGGATCAAAAATCGACAGAAGAATTGCAGATCAGATTGCTTCGGCAATGAAAGATTGGGCGTTGTCTAAAGGAGTAACGCACTACACACACTGGTTTCAGCCATTGACAGGAGCTACTGCAGAAAAGCACGATGCTTTTTTTGAGACTATTGGGAATGGACAAGCTATTGAGAAATTTGGAGGAGGACAATTAGTACAGCAAGAACCAGATGCTTCTTCTTTTCCAAATGGAGGAATTAGAAATACATTTGAAGCAAGAGGGTATACTGCATGGGATCCGACATCTCCTGCTTTTATATATGGAACAACCTTATGTATACCTACAGTATTTGTAGCCTATACCGGAGAAGCGTTAGATTATAAAACACCTTTGTTAAGAGCTTTACAAGCTGTAGATCATGCAGCGGCTGATGTAGCAAAATACTTCGATAAGAATGTAAAAAAAGTAAACGCATCATTAGGATGGGAACAAGAATATTTCCTGATTGATCGCGCATTGGCAGATTCCAGACCAGACATCGTTATGGCAGGAAGAACATTATTAGGACATGCTTCAGCAAAAGGACAGCAATTGGATGACCACTATTTTGGAAGTATTCCTAATAGAGCGTTGGCATTTATGAGTGACCTGGAAAAAGAATGTATGTTGTTGGGAATTCCTGTAAAAACAAGACATAATGAGGTAGCGCCGAACCAGTTCGAATTGGCACCTATTTATGAAGAAACTAATCTGGCAGTAGATCATAACTCATTAGTTATGGATATTATGGGGAAAGTAGCTGCTAAGCATAACTTCAAGGTTTTGTTACATGAAAAACCTTTTGCAGGGGTGAACGGGTCAGGAAAACACAATAACTGGTCCTTGTCAACAAATACAGGAGTAAACTTATTAGGTCCGGGAAAAACACCTATGAGCAATCTGCAGTTCTTGACATTTTTTATCAATACCATCAAGGCAATTCATGATAATGAAGAGCTGATGAGAGCGGGAATAGCTTCTGCGAGTAATGATCATAGATTAGGAGCTAATGAAGCCCCACCGGCAATCATGTCCGTATTTATAGGAGAGCAGTTAACAGCTGTCTTAAAAGAACTAGAAGGAGTAACCGATGGAAAGTTGTCTCCAAAAGAAAAAACAGATCTAAAGCTAAATGTGGTAGGGAAAATTCCTGAAATCTTATTAGATAATACAGATAGAAACAGAACCTCTCCATTTGCCTTTACAGGAAATAAATTTGAGTTTAGAGCAGTAGGGTCAACGGCAAACTGTGCAAACCCAATGACAATTCTTAATACAATTGTAGCAAAACAATTGGTAGACTTTAAGAAAGAAGTAGATGCTTTAATCGAGGCTAAAGATCTTAAGAAAGACGAAGCGATTTTTAATATCCTTAGAGAATATATCAAGCATTCCAAGAATATTTTATTCGAAGGAAATGGATATGGAGAAGCATGGGAAAAAGAAGCTAAAAAAAGAGGATTAAGCAATAATAAGACAACTCCGGAAGCACTAAAAGCAAAAGTAGCTAAGAAAAACCTGGAATTATTCGAGCAAATGGGAGTGATGAATAAGGTAGAGGCAGAAGCACGCTATGAAATTGAAATCGAAGAATATGTAATGCGTATTCAGATCGAAGGACGTGTACTGGGAGATATCGCAAGAAATCATGTGATTCCTACTGCGATTAAGTATCAAAATATGTTGATCAGCAATGTTACCGGTTTAAAAGAATTATACGGAGCAGACTTTAAAAAATATGGAAAAGAGCAATTAGATATTATAGAAGAAATCTCTCACCATATTAGTGTTATCAATGCCAAAGTAAATGAAATGACCGAAGAACGTAAGAAAGCAAATGCATTGGAAGATACGGAACAAAAAGCTGCGGATTACTGTAATAGGGTAAAACCGTTGTTTGATGAAATTCGATATAGCTGTGATAAATTAGAGCTGTTGGTCGATGATGAATTATGGCCACTGACTAAATATCGTGAATTATTATTTACAAGATAA
- a CDS encoding calcium/sodium antiporter, with protein MLGSILYVIIGLVLLVVGGEFLVRTSVALSFKLQLSKMVIGLTVVSFATSAPELLVSIQAALDGLSDMSLGNVIGSNIANIGLVLGITALIGPLAIDKDFYKFNWPVMVLLSLALYVFLNNDGVLSLLEGGILLASLVTYLYLLIKRARKSGGEEEVEEVDDALRQVSNFKIVIWLLIGAVALFYGSELLVDGAKEIAQSMGVSEGVIAVTLIAVGTSVPELAASVIAALKQEKAISLGNLIGSNIFNIASVLGITALIQPIEVKDAALIDVNIFWMLGFAIVLLPLAFIPKKMELSRPKGLLIFAAYCIFVALVFVK; from the coding sequence ATGTTAGGAAGTATTTTATATGTCATTATAGGATTGGTTCTTCTGGTTGTGGGAGGCGAATTTTTAGTGCGAACCTCAGTTGCGTTGTCTTTTAAATTACAATTGTCCAAAATGGTTATTGGATTGACGGTTGTGTCTTTTGCGACCTCGGCACCGGAATTATTAGTAAGTATACAGGCTGCATTAGATGGATTGTCAGATATGTCGTTAGGAAATGTAATCGGTTCTAATATTGCCAATATAGGATTAGTATTAGGGATTACTGCGCTGATTGGTCCCTTGGCAATCGATAAAGATTTCTACAAGTTTAATTGGCCTGTGATGGTGTTATTATCACTGGCATTATATGTATTTCTTAATAATGATGGGGTTTTATCTCTGTTAGAAGGAGGTATATTATTAGCCTCTCTGGTTACCTATTTGTATTTGTTGATCAAAAGAGCAAGAAAGTCAGGGGGAGAGGAAGAAGTAGAAGAAGTTGATGATGCGTTACGGCAAGTATCTAATTTTAAAATTGTCATATGGCTATTAATAGGAGCAGTTGCATTGTTTTATGGGTCTGAGTTGCTGGTTGATGGGGCTAAGGAAATAGCACAAAGCATGGGGGTTAGTGAAGGAGTCATTGCTGTGACATTAATAGCAGTAGGGACCAGTGTCCCCGAATTGGCAGCTTCTGTTATTGCTGCATTAAAACAAGAGAAAGCCATTTCCTTGGGAAACCTGATAGGGTCCAATATCTTTAATATAGCATCTGTATTAGGGATTACAGCTTTGATTCAGCCTATAGAAGTAAAAGATGCAGCATTGATTGATGTGAATATTTTTTGGATGCTTGGTTTTGCGATCGTGTTATTGCCCTTAGCTTTTATTCCTAAAAAAATGGAATTAAGTCGTCCTAAAGGATTATTGATCTTTGCGGCTTATTGTATTTTTGTAGCCTTGGTTTTTGTGAAATAA
- a CDS encoding M57 family metalloprotease: MKITKSVKAMAVTAIAASMMVSCEKDATANFTPEESREISKEVIAKITELHYNPNNVEKRMITDIDGSQEEMYVIEGDILMSYDQLMGMELHGGIRNKQYRTTNIVTATNIIRVVGYTGNNQFGLSNTAQTGLRYAVDNYNNENLSIRFELSFGTSWGPNDILVYVDNSINPSPNQSSGIAGFPRNGYPFTRVRINNRANTGESNQQLEHLLAHEIGHCVGFRHTDWDTRKTCGENSNEGVSNDGLVYIPGTAGPGGDANSIMNACYPFNTDGEWSHFDRVALNYLY, translated from the coding sequence ATGAAAATAACAAAGTCAGTGAAAGCGATGGCTGTTACAGCAATCGCAGCATCCATGATGGTATCATGTGAAAAAGATGCCACAGCGAATTTTACACCAGAAGAATCCAGGGAAATTTCTAAAGAAGTAATAGCAAAGATTACCGAACTGCATTATAACCCTAATAATGTAGAAAAACGTATGATCACAGATATCGATGGGAGCCAGGAAGAAATGTATGTTATAGAAGGTGATATTTTAATGTCGTATGATCAATTGATGGGAATGGAATTGCACGGAGGAATAAGAAATAAACAGTATCGAACTACTAATATAGTAACCGCAACAAATATAATTCGAGTAGTTGGATACACGGGAAACAATCAGTTTGGGTTAAGTAATACAGCTCAGACAGGGTTGCGATATGCAGTAGATAATTATAACAATGAGAATTTAAGTATTCGATTCGAATTGTCTTTTGGAACAAGCTGGGGACCTAATGATATTCTCGTATATGTAGATAATAGTATTAATCCGAGTCCTAACCAATCATCTGGGATTGCAGGTTTTCCTAGAAATGGATATCCTTTTACACGGGTAAGGATTAATAATCGAGCAAATACTGGAGAAAGTAACCAGCAGTTAGAACATTTGTTAGCACATGAAATAGGTCATTGTGTAGGATTTAGGCATACGGATTGGGATACAAGAAAGACATGCGGAGAGAACAGTAATGAAGGAGTCTCTAATGACGGATTGGTGTATATTCCTGGAACAGCGGGACCAGGAGGAGATGCGAATTCGATCATGAATGCATGTTATCCGTTTAATACAGATGGCGAATGGAGTCATTTCGACAGAGTAGCCCTTAACTATTTATATTAA